AGCTAGCTTAGCCATCCAGCCAGGCATCAGAATAAGTCGAGTTATTGTGCAGATACATGCCGATCTTTGATATCCGGCTTATGGGCAATATGCCCGCCAATACCGCTGGTCTGTGGAAGCGTGTCACCTTCCTGCTGGCCCTACCGGCCATCGTCCTGTGCGCCGCAAACGCCTTCACCGGACACAAGCACGTGGAGCGGGAGCCGTTCGCCAAGTACGAGTACCTGAGGCGGCGGACCAAACGATTCCCATGGGGAGATGGCAATCGCAGTTTGTTTCACAATGCCGAGGTGAATGCCCTGCCCGAGGGCTACGAGGATGAGGTGGCTGAGGAGGATTAAAAGCGCCTATTATTTTACTCTTTAACTTAGCTTACTACGAACTGATGGTAAGAAGTTCCCACTAAATGGAATGCCACCTAGATTTTTGGATAAACTTTATGATGACCAACTGCGATCGTTTGCCGATTCCTTGTCCGTAATAAATTAATCATTGAGATCTGAGTCAGTTAACCAACCGGTGGTTTCACTTGGCCCTGAAACCAATCGCATTTGGCTAATGGTGTTGGGGCTCTCACTCTCGTCCAGAACCAAACAaaggggtttttttttgggggggggggggggttagtGGTGCAAGGGTGTGGGGCGACGACAGGTGTGGGAAGTGTGGGCAACAAAAGGCTGTCCCTGGATTTTTGTCCGGTGATCATCATCATTTGTCATGTTTTGTGCTCATCGTGTAACCTGTTGCACCACGAAACATCGACGCGAATGgcccaaaaataaagaaaaaaaaaccaaagcaaagcAACACGTACACATGAACGGTGTGGTGCTTTAATCGATCTTATggatacacacacacgtactTATAGCATCGCCCATACGCCATGTTGGCCCAAGCAATTCACACCGCAGTTAGATACATAACTTATACTTTCGTTGCGATTACGATAACGTGTGTTTGCCGAAAACTTGCGACACGCGGCAAGGGCAAGTGCTCGCATCCAAGTTCGAATGCCTAAGTGCTCCAAGATTCCTCAGTTAATTAGACTCCAGTGAGCGCAGTGCGTAGCTGATGAAGTGCGTTCAAGAGCTCGGCGTTCTCGATAGCAAACCAAATATTGACCTAAGCGGGCAATTATCCACGCGACTTGACCCAATGCATTTACGTTTGCTTTCGCCCCCACAGCTGGAGCGCACCACCAATTTGGAGCTATGCTCCATTCTGATCCTCCTGGTGATCAGCCTGAGCATCTACACATTCTACGCCACCCTGAACACGTACTTGAGATCGGTTCTCCTCTCGCTGAGACTCACGGGTCCGCCATCGCTGCCATTTCTGGGCAACTGCATGCTGGTCACGGATAAGGACTGTAAGATCCTTGAAGAAACCTTTTCGTGAAAGATACCTTTTAAGTTAAATTGAATCCCATTTCACAGTGATGCGCAGATGTGCCGGCAAGGCCTTCGATCTATATGGATCTCTGGTGCGGATCTGGGTGCTGCTCTTTCCCTTCTTTGCTGTCCTGGAGCCGGAGGATCTGCAGGTGATACTCTCCTCGAAGAAGCACACCAACAAGGTCTTCTTCTACCGACTGATGCACAATTTCCTGGGTGATGGGCTGATAACCAGCAGTGGTTCCAAGTGGAGCAATCATCGACGGCTCATCCAGCCAGCGTTTCATCACAATCTGCTGGAGAAGTTCATCGACACCTTTGTGGATGCCTCGCAATCGTTGTACGAGAATCTGGATGCCGAAGCCGTGGGAACGGAGATAAATATTGCCAAGTACGTGAACAACTGTGTACTGGACATACTAAATGGTGAGTCTCTAGGGGATTAGCAAGCTATAATTTCTCACTTAATCCCTGAACGACTTGCAGAGGCCGTTTTGGGTGTGCCGATCAAGAAAAGAGGTCAGGATGTGGCCATGATGGAGGACTCGCCGTTCCGCCAGGGCAAGATCATGATGCCCGCGCGGTTTACGCAACCCTGGCTGCTGCTGGACGGGATCTACCACTGGACCAAGATGGCCAACGATGAGCTTAACCAGAAGAAGCGCCTCAATGACTTCACACGCAAAATGATCCAGAGACGTCGCCAAATCCAGAACAATAATAATGGCAATAGCGAGCGAAAGTGTCTGCTCGACCACATGATCGAGATCTCCGAGAGCAATCGGGACTTCACCGAGGAGGATATCGTCAACGAGGCCTGTACCTTTATGCTGGCTGGCCAGGATTCGGTGGGTGCCGCCGTGGCTTTCACTCTCTTTCTGCTGACACAGAATCCCGAGTGCCAGGATCGCTGTGTCCTGGAGCTGGCGACCATATTCGAGGACAGTAATAGAGCTCCCACGATGACGGATCTGCACGAGATGCGTTACATGGAGATGTGCATCAAGGAGGCACTGCGTCTGTATCCCAGTGTCCCGCTTATTGCTCGTAAACTGGGCGAAGAGGTTCGCCTGGCAAAGCACACATTGCCCGCCGGCAGCAACGTTTTCATTTGCCCCTATGCCACCCATCGTCTTGCCCACATTTATCCCGATCCGGAAAAGTTCCAGCCGGAGCGATTTTCGCCCGAGAACTCCGAGAACCGTCATCCCTACGCCTTTTTACCCTTCAGCGCTGGACCGAGATATTGCATTGGCAATCGATTCGCCATCATGGAGATCAAGACCATAGTGTCGCGCCTGCTGCGTAGCTACCAGCTGCTTCCTGTAACCGGAAAGACAACCATTGCGGCCACCTTCCGGATTACGCTGAGAGCCTCCGGCGGACTGTGGGTGCGACTCAAGGAGCGCGATCATCCGCTAATCGCACATTGATTACCATTGAACTAAATAAGATTACTGATCCTGCGTTTTCGTTACATTAACTTTAATTAGTAtggtaaatatgtatataaatcgATACAATAATTTAAACACTTAGCTTCCTCTAGCCTAAGTACAGTTCCCTCTGAACGGAGGGAGTGCATCCGCTTGAATgcagacatacatacatatatcctaCTGTGAGTGGGTagacgtgtgtgtgtgggtgggtgggatGCTGATCCGCAGTCGCATTCATATTCGAGTGTTTCGTAAAGTTTCTCTggggtatatatatatattttttacttaAACAATGCTATATCTGCTTTATCTGTAATAAAGTTATGCTCGTCGGCATTTAACCGACTTAAACTAGGACGTGATATGCTGCGTTTCGCTATTGAATCGGTTGATGAGACGTCGCGCGCGTGATTCGCGATTCGTCTCCGCGGTGTTCCCATTACCATTGCCATTACTATTGCTattgccatttccattgccagtgccagtgcctCTCCCATTGCCCAAATGCCGCTGAGCACTGGCCACCGTGTGCTGTTGGGCAAGACGCTCGGCCGCCTCACGGACACGTTGGCTCATCAGCCGCGTCGGCGTAGCGGATCGCTGAGGCAGCGGAGAGCTGGGCATGGAACGCACCTGGGGTGACTTGCCTTTGCCGGATACACTGGGTGCGCCTCTACCGCTCCTTCCCGGCTCCTCTGCTGCAAAGTGGAAAACAATCAGGCGGTTAGTCATACGTTTGATTTCAAGAGCAAACCCTAAACGGATCTTAATGTCATATTTATGATCATATATGGACAGTTAGGTTTTATTTTGCAAGACTTTGGTTATCCTATCATGCAAATATAACCTTAGattaattgtttaaatatgtGTTATTTTAGGTAGCTTGTAGGTGAGCTTAAGTAAAGTTAAATTTATAGAGATCGTTTGATTAGAAAGTTAAAATCAGTTGGTTTTAGTTAAGCAAAGGCTAGGTTACTTTCTATTAATTTCGCCATGTTTAAGTAACTTTCAGATTATTTTGATGTTTCTAACTATAGTTTAAAGAATCCTAGCAAGACTTCAAGATCCGTTTGGGGTCACAAGCAATGATTACTTCTACTGATGCGTCCCACACTCGCCACTTTGGCTATTTTGAAGGGCCCATAGGCAAGCGGAGGTTTGTTAGCagcggatgcggatgcagatgcagaagcaggagcagggGACACCTGGAACCTGTCCTTCAGCTGGGACACCTTCAGCTTGGACTCACACAAGAGCGGCTTGACCTGGGGTTTGGACCTGGGTTTCTCCCGTGCAGCACTGTCCTCCAGTGACTTCTTGCGCATCTTGATGGTGTTGGTAAAGTCGGAGCGCATGATGGCTTCGCCCTTGGTGGGCAGCTCCAGGCTAACGGGTTGCTCCGTATCGTGCACCACCGTGGGCAAGGTGCTCGCCTTCGCTATAGCCTCCAGTTTGGATTTGGCCAGCGAGAGTAGCAGCGTCTCCTGGGCTCCACTACAATTGGAACACTCACTGTAGCCTGAATCACTGCGTTCACTGCACTGGGATTTATCTCGCAGCTTGAGAACGGTGCGCTTCTCCACTGGCGGCATCTCGCCGCTGAAGTCGTCCTCCTCTTCGTGGAGCGATGTCATCTGGGAGCTGGTTCCACTCCCAATGGCACTGGTGGTCAGCATGCCCAGACCCGATATCGATGGCCTTGGACTGCTCAGTACTCCCATGGCAATGGCTGAGTTCCTTCGCGACACCGAAAGATTGGCCATGCGACCAAGAGCACGGATGGCGTTTCCGGTTTTCTGGATTAGCggaagcaggagcagcaggaggagcagcagaagcagcaggagcagggtTAAAATATTTGGGAGCAGCGAGCATGAAGCATTTACTAACCTGCCACTTGCGTCGAATGATGAACTTCTTCAGCTTATCCGTGCAgatcttgttgttgctgagaCTATCGTCTGGTCGTTGGCTCAGCCACTTGGACGCCAGGCATTGCTGGGCGGTCAGGCGGTCCTCCTTTCGGTGGACCAATAGCTGCGAGATGAAATCCTTGGCCTCTTGCGAACTAAATGAAGTGTATTAAGGATTAAAGAATCTTGGCTAAAGATATACCAACTTACACGCAGTCGAAGGCCTCGTCATCGTAATCGTAATCCGCTCTAGTTATATTCGAGAAGGTTTCCACATCGGTATCGCCCATGAAAGGCGACAGACCCGAGAGTCTACAAAAATAAAGTTACAGTTAATCCCATAGAGATAATATGCTCCAAATGCTCCACTTACAGCACGTAGCAAATGACGCCCACACTCCACATGTCGGACTGGAAACCTATGGGTTCGTAGCTAATGATTTCTGGTGGTATAAACTCGGGAGTACCAAAGAGAACCCGAACGGGTGCTTTCGTATCCAGTCGTTGGGCCAGACCAAAGTCAATGATCTTGATCTGGTGGCTAGTGCGCGTATGGCACATTATGTTCTCCGGCTTCAGATCGAGATGCACCACACTCTGGCCGTGCATGTAGGCCACGCCATCGCAAACCTGTCGCAGGAACAGGATGCAGTCCATTTCGGTCAAGGTGAAGTCGTCAGCCACCACACGTTCGAACAGTTCTCCGCCAGTGATGCTAGGGAATTCGAAAATTGGTCAGTGGTGATTCTCTAAAGATATGTGTAGTTATACTCACTACTCCATCACCATGACAATCTCCCTGGGACTTTCGAAGGAGGCAGCCAGCTGAAGGAGCTTGGGATGCTGCAGTGCGCGCATGATGGAGATCTCCTCGAGCACCTTCTGCCGATCCTGCGACTTGATGCACTTGATCACCTTGGCGGCCAGCAGCTGCTCCGGCTGACCGCGTTCCTGCACCTTGTAGACAATGCCAAATCGTCCCTTGCCCAGCTCCTCGATGATCTCGAAGCGGGATTTGAAATCTCCACCAGACTGCACGCTCACTGTCGCTTGTCCGAAACGATCGCTGGCATCCGATGATGTGCTCCTCTGTGGCGTATTGGTAATCTGTACCAGTTCGCTGGCCTGGCCGGGTGCACTGCGTCCATGGATATTCTCGGCACGCACTCTGAATCGGTACTGCCTCTCCGGCTGGAGGTTTTTGACGGTGTACGCTAAGCTGTCCACCACTCGGGTAACCTGCTGCCAGCTGTCCTCATCGCAGTTCTCATCGCCAATGGTCTGCATCTCAATGCTGAAGGAAAGCGGGGCTTGTATTAGCAATTTGTGTGGAAGTATACCGTAAACGGTTGATACTCACATAAAACCTGTGATCATACAGCCACCGTCGTAGGGTGGACCACACCAGGCCACTGCCACGCGATCTGGACCCAGCGATACACTGGGCTGGCCACTTGGTGGCTCCGGAGGACCTTCCACTGCCACCGAGGCAGCGGCTGCCTCCACGCCATAGTCGTTCATCACCTCAACCGTATACTTGCCGCTGTCGTCCGCCGAGATGTCCGTGATGTAGAGCGTCGACTGTTGGCTCGTCGTCCGGATCGTCACATTGGAGCTTTCCACAATGGGATGACACTGTGGACCGAAGAGAGATTTGTGTGAGAAGTAGACATAGAtggtgcactggaaaaaagaTATCAGCCCAAGTTTCCACAATACTTGCCAcacttttaaagtttttggAAAAGTACAAATGGTATTATATCTTATTGTTTACCTAGCATGAGGTGTGAAAACAAGATAAATTCGACTGTCTCTTTAAGATAAAGTTATGGAATGACGTATAGCTCAATTTGGTGCTGATTTGTTTCGCGTGTATCGACGCAGTCAACCTTCGTTGGTGCGACTCGACCACCATTTGCGGTTTGCAACCATTACGTAGCCAGTCTAGGCAATCGAAGCAACACAAGCACCACCCGAGCAACCCAACTGGCCCAGCAAACCCAAGCGAACAACACCGCAAACTGATCGTGACACAGTCACCGTGGAGCAGAAGTCGCAGTACAGAGAGACCTGGTCTAAATGCCCAAAAGCGACACAGTGGGGGCTACTATCGAGATAGGGTGCCGCCGAGTGGGCTTATGGCAGATAAAGAATGTGGTATATGGAATATGTATCCGTAATCCTCTgggctgcctgctgcctgttTTATCCAAATTAGGTCAAGATTGCACAACACCACCAGACCAGTTATACCTTAAGCCGAA
The sequence above is drawn from the Drosophila melanogaster chromosome 2R genome and encodes:
- the Strn-Mlck gene encoding Stretchin-Mlck, isoform B, producing the protein MSQLESYPENGIRLLRMRDVTASRSGEICLQVKHPQAEFRRIPTTRTYTSLLVLPAIRGNSSSSSLAARSCILTRPEDCTALIGGHVRLSVRYEPFPGTKVIWYKACHPIVESSNVTIRTTSQQSTLYITDISADDSGKYTVEVMNDYGVEAAAASVAVEGPPEPPSGQPSVSLGPDRVAVAWCGPPYDGGCMITGFIIEMQTIGDENCDEDSWQQVTRVVDSLAYTVKNLQPERQYRFRVRAENIHGRSAPGQASELVQITNTPQRSTSSDASDRFGQATVSVQSGGDFKSRFEIIEELGKGRFGIVYKVQERGQPEQLLAAKVIKCIKSQDRQKVLEEISIMRALQHPKLLQLAASFESPREIVMVMEYITGGELFERVVADDFTLTEMDCILFLRQVCDGVAYMHGQSVVHLDLKPENIMCHTRTSHQIKIIDFGLAQRLDTKAPVRVLFGTPEFIPPEIISYEPIGFQSDMWSVGVICYVLLSGLSPFMGDTDVETFSNITRADYDYDDEAFDCVSQEAKDFISQLLVHRKEDRLTAQQCLASKWLSQRPDDSLSNNKICTDKLKKFIIRRKWQKTGNAIRALGRMANLSVSRRNSAIAMGVLSSPRPSISGLGMLTTSAIGSGTSSQMTSLHEEEDDFSGEMPPVEKRTVLKLRDKSQCSERSDSGYSECSNCSGAQETLLLSLAKSKLEAIAKASTLPTVVHDTEQPVSLELPTKGEAIMRSDFTNTIKMRKKSLEDSAAREKPRSKPQVKPLLCESKLKVSQLKDRFQVSPAPASASASASAANKPPLAYGPFKIAKVASVGRISRTEEPGRSGRGAPSVSGKGKSPQVRSMPSSPLPQRSATPTRLMSQRVREAAERLAQQHTVASAQRHLGNGRGTGTGNGNGNSNSNGNGNGNTAETNRESRARRLINRFNSETQHITS
- the Cyp4aa1 gene encoding cytochrome P450 4aa1; this translates as MFVEKVLERTTNLELCSILILLVISLSIYTFYATLNTYLRSVLLSLRLTGPPSLPFLGNCMLVTDKDLMRRCAGKAFDLYGSLVRIWVLLFPFFAVLEPEDLQVILSSKKHTNKVFFYRLMHNFLGDGLITSSGSKWSNHRRLIQPAFHHNLLEKFIDTFVDASQSLYENLDAEAVGTEINIAKYVNNCVLDILNEAVLGVPIKKRGQDVAMMEDSPFRQGKIMMPARFTQPWLLLDGIYHWTKMANDELNQKKRLNDFTRKMIQRRRQIQNNNNGNSERKCLLDHMIEISESNRDFTEEDIVNEACTFMLAGQDSVGAAVAFTLFLLTQNPECQDRCVLELATIFEDSNRAPTMTDLHEMRYMEMCIKEALRLYPSVPLIARKLGEEVRLAKHTLPAGSNVFICPYATHRLAHIYPDPEKFQPERFSPENSENRHPYAFLPFSAGPRYCIGNRFAIMEIKTIVSRLLRSYQLLPVTGKTTIAATFRITLRASGGLWVRLKERDHPLIAH
- the Strn-Mlck gene encoding Stretchin-Mlck, isoform N, yielding MRDVTASRSGEICLQVKHPQAEFRRIPTTRTYTSLLVLPAIRGNSSSSSLAARSCILTRPEDCTALIGGHVRLSVRYEPFPGTKVIWYKACHPIVESSNVTIRTTSQQSTLYITDISADDSGKYTVEVMNDYGVEAAAASVAVEGPPEPPSGQPSVSLGPDRVAVAWCGPPYDGGCMITGFIIEMQTIGDENCDEDSWQQVTRVVDSLAYTVKNLQPERQYRFRVRAENIHGRSAPGQASELVQITNTPQRSTSSDASDRFGQATVSVQSGGDFKSRFEIIEELGKGRFGIVYKVQERGQPEQLLAAKVIKCIKSQDRQKVLEEISIMRALQHPKLLQLAASFESPREIVMVMEYITGGELFERVVADDFTLTEMDCILFLRQVCDGVAYMHGQSVVHLDLKPENIMCHTRTSHQIKIIDFGLAQRLDTKAPVRVLFGTPEFIPPEIISYEPIGFQSDMWSVGVICYVLLSGLSPFMGDTDVETFSNITRADYDYDDEAFDCVSQEAKDFISQLLVHRKEDRLTAQQCLASKWLSQRPDDSLSNNKICTDKLKKFIIRRKWQQRSREGAVEAHPVYPAKASHPRCVPCPALRCLSDPLRRRG
- the Strn-Mlck gene encoding Stretchin-Mlck, isoform M gives rise to the protein MRDVTASRSGEICLQVKHPQAEFRRIPTTRTYTSLLVLPAIRGNSSSSSLAARSCILTRPEDCTALIGGHVRLSVRYEPFPGTKVIWYKACHPIVESSNVTIRTTSQQSTLYITDISADDSGKYTVEVMNDYGVEAAAASVAVEGPPEPPSGQPSVSLGPDRVAVAWCGPPYDGGCMITGFIIEMQTIGDENCDEDSWQQVTRVVDSLAYTVKNLQPERQYRFRVRAENIHGRSAPGQASELVQITNTPQRSTSSDASDRFGQATVSVQSGGDFKSRFEIIEELGKGRFGIVYKVQERGQPEQLLAAKVIKCIKSQDRQKVLEEISIMRALQHPKLLQLAASFESPREIVMVMEYITGGELFERVVADDFTLTEMDCILFLRQVCDGVAYMHGQSVVHLDLKPENIMCHTRTSHQIKIIDFGLAQRLDTKAPVRVLFGTPEFIPPEIISYEPIGFQSDMWSVGVICYVLLSGLSPFMGDTDVETFSNITRADYDYDDEAFDCVSQEAKDFISQLLVHRKEDRLTAQQCLASKWLSQRPDDSLSNNKICTDKLKKFIIRRKWQKTGNAIRALGRMANLSVSRRNSAIAMGVLSSPRPSISGLGMLTTSAIGSGTSSQMTSLHEEEDDFSGEMPPVEKRTVLKLRDKSQCSERSDSGYSECSNCSGAQETLLLSLAKSKLEAIAKASTLPTVVHDTEQPVSLELPTKGEAIMRSDFTNTIKMRKKSLEDSAAREKPRSKPQVKPLLCESKLKVSQLKDRFQVSPAPASASASASAANKPPLAYGPFKIAKVASVGRISRTEEPGRSGRGAPSVSGKGKSPQVRSMPSSPLPQRSATPTRLMSQRVREAAERLAQQHTVASAQRHLGNGRGTGTGNGNGNSNSNGNGNGNTAETNRESRARRLINRFNSETQHITS
- the Strn-Mlck gene encoding Stretchin-Mlck, isoform G, which encodes MNDYGVEAAAASVAVEGPPEPPSGQPSVSLGPDRVAVAWCGPPYDGGCMITGFIIEMQTIGDENCDEDSWQQVTRVVDSLAYTVKNLQPERQYRFRVRAENIHGRSAPGQASELVQITNTPQRSTSSDASDRFGQATVSVQSGGDFKSRFEIIEELGKGRFGIVYKVQERGQPEQLLAAKVIKCIKSQDRQKVLEEISIMRALQHPKLLQLAASFESPREIVMVMEYITGGELFERVVADDFTLTEMDCILFLRQVCDGVAYMHGQSVVHLDLKPENIMCHTRTSHQIKIIDFGLAQRLDTKAPVRVLFGTPEFIPPEIISYEPIGFQSDMWSVGVICYVLLSGLSPFMGDTDVETFSNITRADYDYDDEAFDCVSQEAKDFISQLLVHRKEDRLTAQQCLASKWLSQRPDDSLSNNKICTDKLKKFIIRRKWQKTGNAIRALGRMANLSVSRRNSAIAMGVLSSPRPSISGLGMLTTSAIGSGTSSQMTSLHEEEDDFSGEMPPVEKRTVLKLRDKSQCSERSDSGYSECSNCSGAQETLLLSLAKSKLEAIAKASTLPTVVHDTEQPVSLELPTKGEAIMRSDFTNTIKMRKKSLEDSAAREKPRSKPQVKPLLSEEPGRSGRGAPSVSGKGKSPQVRSMPSSPLPQRSATPTRLMSQRVREAAERLAQQHTVASAQRHLGNGRGTGTGNGNGNSNSNGNGNGNTAETNRESRARRLINRFNSETQHITS
- the COX6AL gene encoding cytochrome c oxidase subunit 6A-like, coding for MPIFDIRLMGNMPANTAGLWKRVTFLLALPAIVLCAANAFTGHKHVEREPFAKYEYLRRRTKRFPWGDGNRSLFHNAEVNALPEGYEDEVAEED